The Candidatus Palauibacter australiensis genome includes a window with the following:
- a CDS encoding lysylphosphatidylglycerol synthase transmembrane domain-containing protein: MRGRLTVLIGVLVSVALLVWALRGVSAAELLRHLGEANVWLLIAATVVATLTFNLRAIRWEILLRASNGSLPFGSRYAAVCIGFMANNVLPGRLGEFVRAYSLSRITPVPLSAALASLVVERLLDAIVLMVFLVPAFFIVGVDEAASGTLRDLFTLGVVLVSASLLALALLVRSPDRFLRLAARWSRRVAPDRVADRVMDVLSAFVDGLGALRHAHVFARAMLWSFAVWAWNAVSFYLGFLAFGIVGPGFLGALVLQTTISFAVAIPSTPGFFGPFEAAARVALELHQIEPARIISFAAGYHILTFLPITVLGIWYMRRLGISRRDFGRSEAPPPETSA, encoded by the coding sequence GTGAGAGGCCGTCTCACCGTCCTCATCGGCGTACTCGTCTCCGTCGCGCTCCTTGTCTGGGCGCTGCGGGGCGTCTCGGCGGCCGAACTCCTGAGACATCTGGGCGAGGCGAACGTCTGGCTGCTGATCGCCGCGACGGTCGTGGCCACGCTCACCTTCAACCTGCGCGCGATACGGTGGGAGATCCTGCTTCGCGCCTCGAACGGAAGCCTGCCGTTCGGTTCGCGCTACGCGGCCGTGTGCATCGGCTTCATGGCGAACAACGTCCTGCCGGGCCGGCTCGGAGAGTTCGTCCGCGCCTACTCGCTGTCGCGGATCACGCCGGTGCCCCTGAGCGCCGCCCTCGCCTCGCTCGTCGTGGAGCGCCTGCTCGACGCGATCGTGCTCATGGTGTTCCTCGTCCCCGCCTTCTTCATCGTCGGGGTCGACGAAGCCGCCTCCGGGACGCTGCGGGATCTGTTCACCCTGGGGGTCGTCCTCGTCTCCGCGAGTCTGCTCGCGCTCGCCCTCCTCGTCCGCTCGCCGGACCGCTTCCTCCGGCTGGCGGCCAGGTGGTCCCGCCGGGTCGCGCCGGACCGCGTCGCGGACCGCGTCATGGACGTGCTCTCCGCGTTCGTGGACGGCCTCGGGGCGTTGCGCCACGCGCACGTCTTCGCCCGCGCGATGCTGTGGTCGTTCGCCGTCTGGGCCTGGAACGCCGTCTCGTTCTACCTCGGGTTTCTCGCCTTCGGCATTGTCGGGCCCGGGTTCCTCGGCGCGCTCGTCCTCCAGACGACGATCAGCTTCGCCGTCGCGATCCCGTCCACGCCGGGGTTCTTCGGACCGTTCGAGGCGGCCGCCCGCGTCGCGCTCGAACTCCACCAGATCGAGCCCGCGAGAATCATCAGCTTCGCCGCGGGCTACCACATCCTCACCTTCCTGCCCATCACCGTGCTGGGGATCTGGTACATGCGGCGCCTCGGGATCAGCCGCCGCGACTTCGGACGGAGCGAGGCGCCCCCGCCGGAGACGTCGGCGTGA
- a CDS encoding pyridoxine 5'-phosphate synthase, with translation MANSSFSHLVECRLCVNIDHVATVRQARGTDEPDPVRAAVLAELGGANGITVHLREDRRHIQDRDVELLLATVRTFVNLELAAEEQVLALAERWRPAQATLVPEKREELTTEGGLDLSVDPARIAAAVARLQDAGIRTSLFIDPDPASVDASAEAGAAAIELHTGEYANAPDQASADRELERLEGAAIRADAAGLAVHAGHGLTYENVQPVAAIPECEELNIGHSIVSRSVLVGIERAVLEMSELVREARA, from the coding sequence ATGGCGAACAGCAGCTTCTCGCACCTGGTCGAGTGCCGGCTCTGCGTGAACATCGATCACGTGGCGACCGTCCGTCAGGCGCGCGGCACGGACGAACCCGACCCGGTGCGGGCCGCCGTCCTCGCCGAACTCGGGGGCGCGAACGGCATCACCGTGCACCTCCGCGAGGACCGCCGGCACATCCAGGACCGCGATGTGGAACTGCTGCTGGCGACCGTCCGCACCTTCGTCAACCTCGAGCTCGCGGCCGAGGAGCAGGTGCTCGCCCTCGCCGAACGCTGGCGCCCGGCTCAGGCCACGCTCGTCCCCGAGAAGAGGGAGGAACTGACGACGGAAGGCGGGCTGGACCTGTCGGTCGATCCGGCCCGCATCGCCGCCGCCGTGGCGAGGCTCCAGGACGCCGGGATCCGCACGTCGCTCTTCATTGACCCCGATCCCGCCTCCGTCGACGCTTCGGCCGAGGCCGGGGCGGCGGCGATCGAACTTCACACCGGCGAATACGCCAACGCGCCCGATCAGGCGAGCGCCGACCGCGAACTCGAGCGGCTGGAGGGTGCGGCGATCCGAGCCGATGCCGCCGGCCTCGCCGTACACGCCGGCCACGGGCTCACCTACGAGAACGTGCAGCCGGTGGCGGCGATCCCGGAGTGCGAGGAACTCAACATCGGCCACTCGATCGTGAGCCGCTCCGTGCTCGTGGGGATCGAGCGCGCGGTGCTCGAGATGTCGGAACTCGTGCGCGAGGCGCGCGCGTGA
- the hflX gene encoding GTPase HflX translates to MTSDRVAERAVLVGAPPPDMPQETVDEHLEELARLAGTAGADVRGAVVQRLRRPNASTFIGKGKVDRLGQALREHDATLAIFDEELTPAQGANLEAALGVRALDRTELILDIFALRARTSEAKLQVELAQLQYLRTRLKRMWTHLSREGGGIGARGPGEQQIETDRRLIDRRLARLRRKLDHIARARVTQRRARSEQFTVALTGYTNAGKSSVLRALSGSDVFVEDRLFATVDSATRVCDLEGPGPILLTDTVGFIRKLPHHLVASFRATMEELAEADLLLHVIDASSPSRDEQREAVEEVLAEAGAADRPVIEVFNKIDRLTHEEERALRERAAADGRPHVLTSVVERGGLTPLREALQAAMRARLETVRVSLPAGDGARLAEAYREGEVLERAYEAGCVVIVARVPAGVAGRWRDSGLVVERADAA, encoded by the coding sequence GTGACGTCGGATCGGGTGGCGGAGCGCGCGGTGCTCGTGGGCGCGCCGCCGCCCGACATGCCGCAGGAGACGGTAGACGAACACCTCGAGGAACTCGCCCGCCTCGCCGGGACGGCGGGGGCCGACGTCCGGGGCGCGGTCGTCCAGCGTCTGCGCAGGCCGAACGCCTCGACCTTCATCGGCAAGGGGAAGGTCGACCGCCTCGGGCAGGCGCTCCGGGAGCACGACGCGACGCTCGCCATCTTCGACGAGGAACTCACGCCGGCGCAGGGGGCGAACCTGGAAGCGGCGCTCGGCGTGCGCGCGCTCGACCGCACCGAACTCATCCTCGACATCTTCGCGCTCCGGGCCCGGACGTCGGAAGCGAAGCTCCAGGTCGAACTGGCCCAGCTTCAGTACCTGCGGACGCGGTTGAAGCGGATGTGGACCCACCTCTCGCGGGAGGGCGGAGGCATCGGCGCGCGCGGGCCCGGTGAGCAGCAGATCGAGACCGACCGCCGGCTCATCGACCGGCGCCTGGCTCGGCTGCGGCGCAAGCTCGACCACATCGCGCGGGCGCGGGTCACGCAGCGCCGAGCCAGGAGCGAGCAGTTCACCGTGGCGCTCACGGGCTATACGAACGCGGGCAAATCCTCCGTCCTGCGCGCGCTCTCGGGCTCCGACGTCTTCGTGGAGGACCGGCTGTTCGCGACGGTAGACTCCGCGACCCGGGTTTGCGATCTCGAAGGTCCGGGCCCGATCCTCCTCACCGACACGGTCGGGTTCATCCGAAAGCTGCCGCACCATCTCGTGGCGTCCTTCCGGGCGACGATGGAGGAACTCGCCGAGGCGGACCTCCTGCTGCACGTGATCGACGCCTCGTCGCCGAGCCGGGACGAGCAGCGCGAGGCCGTGGAGGAGGTGCTGGCGGAGGCCGGCGCGGCGGACCGCCCCGTGATCGAGGTCTTCAACAAGATCGACCGGCTCACGCACGAGGAGGAGCGGGCGCTGCGCGAGCGCGCCGCGGCGGACGGCCGGCCGCACGTGCTGACCTCCGTCGTGGAGCGGGGTGGGCTGACGCCGTTGCGCGAGGCCCTTCAGGCCGCGATGCGGGCCCGCCTCGAGACGGTGCGGGTGAGTCTGCCCGCCGGGGACGGCGCGCGGCTGGCCGAGGCGTACCGGGAGGGCGAGGTGCTGGAGCGGGCGTACGAAGCCGGGTGCGTGGTCATCGTGGCCCGCGTGCCCGCCGGGGTGGCCGGCCGCTGGCGCGACAGCGGCCTGGTCGTGGAGCGGGCCGACGCCGCCTGA
- a CDS encoding replication-associated recombination protein A, with product MTDEPSLFAGMEPRAEPRAEPPDAGGPGADGARDAGLADAPLAARMRPRTLEEFVGQPKLVGENRPLRQLIESGRVPSLIFWGPPGTGKTTLAGMLAGRMEAAFVPFSAVTDGIPRVRRILEEAKARRAATRRGTVLFVDEIHRFNRAQQDALLPHVERGAVTLIGATTENPSFEVIGPLLSRTRVFVLEPLAAEDVAEICARALRDGERGLGATGLAIDEDALARLGTESDGDARRALNALETAADLAGVDGVPSISVDHVAAALQKRFARYDKSGEEHFNLISALHKAVRGSDADAALYWLARMLDGGEDPMYLARRIVRMAAEDVGLADPGALAVTIAARDAYHFLGSPEGDLALAQAVTYLAIAPKSNAVYRAFGGAARAARETPAEPVPFHIRNSPTRLMKELGYGSGYRYDHDEEDGVAAQSYLPEVLRGSRWYDPVARGWEAEARRRLEAIRGSRARAAAEAGPAEEPGAESGAESGPETGAETMEEKRSTE from the coding sequence ATGACTGACGAGCCGAGCCTGTTCGCCGGCATGGAACCGCGCGCCGAACCGCGCGCCGAGCCCCCGGACGCCGGCGGGCCGGGAGCCGACGGGGCCCGGGATGCCGGCCTGGCCGACGCGCCGCTCGCCGCCCGCATGCGGCCGCGGACGCTCGAGGAGTTCGTCGGCCAGCCGAAGCTCGTCGGCGAGAACCGGCCGCTGCGCCAGCTCATCGAGAGCGGCCGCGTCCCGAGCCTCATCTTCTGGGGTCCGCCGGGAACGGGTAAGACGACCCTCGCCGGGATGCTGGCCGGCCGGATGGAAGCCGCGTTCGTCCCCTTCTCCGCCGTGACCGACGGGATCCCCCGCGTCCGCCGCATCCTGGAAGAGGCGAAGGCGCGCCGCGCCGCCACCCGCCGCGGCACCGTCCTCTTCGTCGATGAGATCCACCGCTTCAACCGGGCGCAGCAGGACGCCCTCCTCCCGCACGTCGAGCGCGGCGCCGTCACCCTCATCGGGGCCACGACGGAGAACCCCAGCTTCGAGGTCATCGGCCCGCTCCTTTCGCGCACCCGCGTCTTCGTCCTCGAGCCGCTGGCGGCGGAAGATGTCGCGGAGATCTGCGCCCGCGCGTTGCGGGACGGGGAGCGTGGACTCGGAGCCACCGGCCTCGCCATCGACGAGGACGCCCTGGCCCGGCTCGGGACCGAGTCGGACGGGGATGCCCGCCGCGCCCTCAACGCGCTCGAGACGGCGGCGGACCTGGCCGGCGTGGACGGCGTCCCCTCGATCTCCGTGGATCACGTGGCGGCGGCGCTGCAGAAACGGTTCGCGCGCTACGACAAGTCGGGCGAGGAGCACTTCAACCTCATCTCCGCCCTGCACAAGGCCGTGCGCGGTTCGGACGCCGATGCCGCGCTCTACTGGCTCGCGCGGATGCTGGACGGCGGGGAAGACCCCATGTACCTGGCCCGGCGCATCGTGCGCATGGCCGCCGAGGATGTCGGACTCGCGGATCCCGGCGCGCTCGCGGTCACGATCGCGGCGCGGGACGCGTACCACTTTCTCGGCAGCCCCGAGGGAGACCTGGCCCTGGCCCAGGCGGTGACCTACCTCGCCATCGCCCCGAAATCGAATGCGGTCTACCGGGCGTTCGGCGGCGCCGCGCGCGCCGCGCGCGAAACGCCCGCCGAGCCCGTCCCGTTCCATATCCGGAACTCGCCCACGCGGCTCATGAAGGAACTCGGGTACGGATCGGGGTATCGCTACGATCACGACGAGGAAGACGGCGTGGCGGCCCAGTCCTACCTTCCGGAGGTGCTGCGCGGAAGCCGCTGGTACGATCCGGTGGCGCGCGGCTGGGAGGCGGAGGCGAGGCGCCGGCTCGAAGCGATTCGCGGCAGCCGGGCGCGGGCGGCGGCGGAAGCGGGCCCCGCGGAAGAGCCGGGGGCAGAGTCGGGGGCCGAGTCGGGCCCCGAAACCGGCGCCGAGACCATGGAGGAGAAGCGATCGACAGAGTGA
- a CDS encoding SDR family NAD(P)-dependent oxidoreductase, whose protein sequence is MISTAPGLPGLAGKRVLVTGGSRGIGRATVQGLAASGASVGVAYHRAEAEARRAVEEAYALAPDGRHWCAGADLAEPAECRTLFERADAEFGGLDGFVGNAGIWNVDARPIESLEADEWRRMIETNLTSIYASTREAAVRLGADGRIVLVSSTASQRGEAEHSHYAASKGAINAFCKSVATELGPRSINVNAVAPGWVDTDMSSPALQGEAGRAALALIPLRRVATAEDIAGPICFLLSDAARHITGEILNVNGGSVLCG, encoded by the coding sequence ATGATATCGACGGCGCCGGGGTTGCCCGGTCTCGCGGGCAAGCGCGTGCTCGTCACCGGAGGTTCACGCGGGATCGGGCGCGCCACCGTACAGGGCCTCGCGGCGTCGGGCGCGTCCGTCGGCGTCGCCTACCATCGGGCGGAGGCCGAGGCGCGGCGGGCGGTCGAGGAGGCGTACGCGCTCGCCCCGGACGGGCGCCACTGGTGCGCCGGCGCGGATCTGGCCGAGCCCGCCGAGTGCCGGACCCTGTTCGAGCGCGCGGACGCCGAGTTCGGCGGACTGGACGGGTTCGTGGGCAACGCCGGCATCTGGAACGTGGACGCGCGGCCCATCGAGTCGCTCGAGGCGGACGAGTGGCGACGCATGATCGAGACGAACCTCACGTCGATCTACGCGAGCACGCGCGAGGCGGCGGTTCGCCTGGGGGCGGATGGGAGGATCGTCCTCGTCTCCTCCACGGCGTCCCAGCGGGGCGAGGCGGAGCACAGCCACTACGCCGCGTCCAAGGGGGCGATCAACGCGTTCTGCAAATCGGTCGCGACCGAACTCGGCCCGCGGTCGATCAACGTGAACGCCGTCGCCCCGGGCTGGGTCGACACGGACATGTCTTCGCCGGCGCTTCAGGGCGAGGCCGGGCGCGCAGCGCTGGCCCTCATCCCGCTCCGGCGCGTGGCGACGGCCGAAGACATCGCCGGCCCCATCTGCTTCCTGCTCTCCGACGCGGCCCGGCACATCACGGGCGAGATCCTCAACGTGAACGGCGGCAGCGTGCTGTGCGGCTGA
- the alaS gene encoding alanine--tRNA ligase, whose amino-acid sequence MKADELRRSFISYFERQGHEHRPSGPLVPADDPTLMFTNAGMVQFKGIFTGETERPSPPRAVTSQKCLRVSGKHNDLEEVGRTARHHTFFEMLGNFSFGDYFKRDAIDFGWEWVTEDLGLEPGRLWATVHHDDDDAFDLWLKRTSIPESRIRRMGDKDNFWQMGDTGPCGPCSELHYDLRTERDDRITDAQFEAAGEADQIIEFWNLVFMQFDRAPDGTDTPLPAPSIDTGAGLERIAALLQGVGTNYHTDLFLPIIEAAEEGLGIEYSRAPEDWEDGVAFRVLADHARAVAFLLADGVFPSNEKRGYVLRRILRRAVRHYWLLGRRDPLLHDLVGVVADRMSATFPELEARREHLLSTTRAEEELFLSTIEGGMREIDRAMPEGGSGTVAGDVAFKLKDTYGIPEDLTGLIARERGYGVDWPGFNEALEAQRARSRNVVELKGGVTAAVGFGGGLTVIPSSGDAKQEFVGYGDLEIETDCRRWASDGRHAFLLERNPFYLESGGQVSDTGRVAGDGWAVDISEVWDDGGQTLVAGALAEGSLSEAEGVEDTVLAQVDPSRRDTERNHTATHLLHAALRNRLGEHVQQAGSLVAPDRLRFDFSHRGPLTPEERADIEAEVTEAILGNHDVDASQRDYDEAIAAGAMALFGEKYGDIVRVIEVPGLSLELCGGTHVRTTGQVGTFRIVSETGVAAGIRRIEAVTGQGAYRRELERDRLLAELAARLRCQPADLAARMDRLLEERDALAEEVRGQRGDAAERQLETLLAGASAAGAGDANGARFVSGRLEVPAGTDLGALGDRLRGGMGSGAAVVHVVFSDEDRHAFISVVSDDLIRLGVKAGDLVRVSSRATGSGGGGGARFAQGGVGDPSRTEDGLGAARAWAVERVPALSGG is encoded by the coding sequence TTCTTCGAGATGCTCGGGAACTTCTCCTTCGGCGACTACTTCAAGCGCGACGCGATCGACTTCGGCTGGGAGTGGGTGACGGAGGATCTCGGGCTGGAGCCCGGCCGCCTGTGGGCCACGGTCCACCACGACGACGATGACGCCTTCGACCTCTGGCTGAAGCGGACCTCGATCCCGGAGTCGCGGATCCGGCGCATGGGGGACAAGGACAACTTCTGGCAGATGGGCGACACGGGTCCGTGCGGCCCCTGCTCGGAACTGCACTACGACCTGCGGACGGAGCGCGACGACCGCATCACCGACGCGCAGTTCGAGGCGGCGGGCGAGGCGGACCAGATCATCGAGTTCTGGAACCTCGTCTTCATGCAGTTCGACCGCGCGCCGGATGGGACGGACACGCCGCTCCCCGCGCCTTCGATCGACACGGGCGCCGGACTCGAGCGGATCGCGGCGCTGCTGCAGGGCGTGGGAACGAACTACCACACGGACCTCTTCCTCCCGATCATCGAGGCGGCGGAGGAGGGGCTCGGGATCGAGTACTCGCGGGCGCCCGAGGACTGGGAGGACGGCGTCGCCTTCCGCGTCCTGGCGGATCACGCCCGGGCCGTGGCGTTTCTGCTCGCCGATGGCGTCTTCCCCTCGAACGAGAAGCGGGGATACGTGCTGCGCCGGATCCTGCGCCGGGCGGTCCGGCACTACTGGCTGCTGGGCCGGCGCGACCCGCTCCTGCACGACCTCGTGGGCGTCGTGGCGGACCGCATGTCGGCCACCTTCCCGGAGCTGGAGGCGCGGCGGGAGCACCTCCTCTCCACGACGCGGGCGGAGGAGGAACTCTTCCTCTCGACCATCGAGGGCGGCATGCGCGAGATCGACCGCGCGATGCCGGAGGGAGGCTCGGGCACGGTGGCGGGCGACGTCGCGTTCAAGCTGAAGGACACGTACGGCATCCCCGAGGACCTCACCGGCCTCATCGCCCGCGAACGCGGCTACGGCGTGGACTGGCCCGGCTTCAACGAGGCGCTCGAAGCCCAGCGCGCCCGTTCGCGCAACGTCGTCGAATTGAAGGGCGGGGTCACCGCCGCCGTTGGGTTCGGGGGTGGTCTAACGGTCATCCCGTCCAGCGGGGATGCAAAGCAGGAATTCGTGGGATACGGGGACCTCGAAATCGAAACGGACTGCCGCCGCTGGGCGTCGGACGGGCGCCACGCGTTCCTGCTCGAGCGGAATCCCTTCTACCTGGAGAGCGGCGGGCAGGTGTCCGATACCGGGCGCGTCGCGGGTGACGGTTGGGCGGTCGACATCTCGGAAGTCTGGGACGACGGCGGCCAGACCCTCGTCGCGGGCGCGCTCGCGGAGGGCTCCCTGTCCGAAGCCGAGGGGGTCGAGGACACGGTGCTCGCGCAGGTGGACCCGTCGCGGCGCGACACGGAGCGGAATCACACGGCGACGCACCTGCTGCACGCCGCGCTCCGCAACCGGCTGGGCGAGCACGTGCAGCAGGCCGGCTCGCTCGTGGCCCCGGACCGGCTGCGCTTCGATTTCAGCCACCGGGGTCCGCTGACGCCGGAGGAACGGGCGGACATCGAGGCGGAGGTGACGGAGGCGATCCTCGGCAACCACGACGTCGACGCGTCGCAGCGAGACTACGACGAGGCGATCGCGGCCGGGGCCATGGCCCTGTTCGGAGAGAAGTACGGGGACATCGTGCGCGTGATCGAGGTTCCGGGCCTCAGCCTGGAGCTGTGCGGCGGCACGCACGTCCGTACTACGGGTCAGGTCGGGACGTTCCGGATCGTGTCCGAGACGGGGGTCGCGGCGGGGATCCGGCGCATTGAAGCGGTGACGGGGCAGGGGGCCTACCGGCGCGAACTGGAGCGGGACCGGCTCCTCGCCGAACTCGCCGCGCGGTTGCGCTGCCAGCCGGCGGACCTGGCGGCCCGCATGGACCGGCTGCTCGAGGAACGCGATGCGCTTGCCGAGGAGGTTCGGGGTCAGCGGGGAGATGCGGCGGAGCGACAGTTGGAGACGCTGCTCGCCGGCGCGAGCGCGGCGGGTGCGGGGGACGCGAACGGGGCCCGCTTCGTGTCGGGGCGCCTGGAGGTGCCCGCGGGCACGGACCTCGGCGCGCTCGGCGACCGCCTGCGCGGCGGGATGGGGTCGGGCGCCGCCGTCGTCCACGTCGTGTTCTCGGACGAGGACCGCCACGCGTTCATCTCCGTCGTGTCGGACGATCTCATCCGGCTCGGCGTGAAGGCGGGAGACCTCGTCCGCGTGTCGAGCCGGGCCACGGGTTCCGGCGGCGGCGGCGGCGCGCGCTTCGCACAGGGGGGGGTGGGCGACCCGTCGCGAACGGAAGACGGGCTCGGCGCGGCCCGGGCCTGGGCTGTCGAGCGGGTGCCCGCCCTCTCCGGTGGCTGA